One window from the genome of Rhea pennata isolate bPtePen1 chromosome 16, bPtePen1.pri, whole genome shotgun sequence encodes:
- the CHRNA4 gene encoding neuronal acetylcholine receptor subunit alpha-4, whose amino-acid sequence MGFRMSDGNLLLLLCASVFPARGRVETRAHAEERLLKKLFAGYNKWSRPVANISDVVLVRFGLSIAQLIDVDEKNQMMTTNVWVKQEWHDYKLRWDPQEYENVTSIRIPSELIWRPDIVLYNNADGDFAVTHLTKAHLFYDGRIKWMPPAIYKSSCSIDVTFFPFDQQNCTMKFGSWTYDKAKIDLVSMHSHVDQLDYWESGEWVIINAVGNYNSKKYECCTEIYPDITYSFIIRRLPLFYTINLIIPCLLISCLTVLVFYLPSECGEKITLCISVLLSLTVFLLLITEIIPSTSLVIPLIGEYLLFTMIFVTLSIIITVFVLNVHHRSPRTHTMPDWVRRIFLDIVPRLLFMKRPSAVKDNCKKLIESMHKITSAPRLWSETDMEPNFTTSSSPSPQSNEPSPTSSFCAHLEEPAKPQPVCKSPSSQYTVLHPEPIQVSCSSPQSSCHPLSDTQSTSISKGRSLSVQQMYSPNKAEEGSIRCRSRSIQYCYLQEDSSQTNGQSCGSPASQRCHLNEDQPQHKPHLCKCKCKKNEAAGMTGQGTNTHSAKEQHLLLMSPALKLAVEGVHYIADHLRAEDADFSVKEDWKYVAMVIDRIFLWMFIIVCLLGTVGLFLPPWLAGMI is encoded by the exons ATGGGATTTCGCATGTCTGACGGAAACCTCCTCCTTCTGCTGTGCGCCAGCGTCTTCCCCG CCCGCGGCCGCGTGGAGACCCGAGCCCACGCCGAGGAGCGGCTCCTGAAGAAGCTCTTCGCCGGCTATAACAAGTGGTCCCGCCCCGTGGCCAATATTTCGGATGTGGTCCTCGTCCGCTTCGGCTTGTCCATCGCCCAGCTCATCGACGTC GACGAGAAGAATCAAATGATGACCACAAATGTGTGGGTGAAGCAG GAGTGGCATGACTACAAGCTGCGCTGGGACCCCCAAGAATATGAGAATGTCACATCCATCCGTATCCCCTCAGAGCTCATCTGGAGGCCAGATATTGTTCTCTACAACAA TGCTGATGGTGACTTTGCAGTCACCCACCTGACCAAGGCCCACCTCTTCTATGATGGGAGAATTAAATGGATGCCACCTGCTATCTATAAAAGCTCCTGCAGCATCGATGTTACCTTCTTCCCCTTTGACCAGCAGAACTGTACAATGAAGTTTGGCTCCTGGACCTATGACAAAGCCAAGATAGACTTGGTGAGCATGCACAGCCATGTGGACCAGCTCGACTACTGGGAGAGTGGAGAATGGGTCATCATAAATGCTGTGGGCAATTACAACAGCAAGAAATATGAATGCTGCACGGAGATCTACCCTGATATAACTTACTCCTTCATCATCAGGAGGCTGCCCTTGTTCTATACAATCAATCTGATCATCCCCTGCCTGCTGATCTCTTGCCTGACTGTCTTGGTCTTCTACTTGCCCTCTGAGTGTGGAGAGAAGATAACCTTGTGCATCTCAGTGCTGCTGTCACTCACTGTGTTCCTGTTGCTCATCACAGAGATCATCCCTTCAACCTCCTTGGTCATCCCCCTGATTGGAGAGTATCTCCTCTTCACCATGATATTTGTCACCTTGTCTATCATCATCACTGTCTTTGTGCTCAATGTGCACCACCGTTCCCCACGTACCCACACTATGCCTGACTGGGTGAGGAGAATCTTCCTTGACATAGTCCCACGGCTCCTTTTTATGAAACGGCCCTCTGCAGTGAAAGATAATTGTAAGAAGCTCATTGAATCCATGCACAAAATAACTAGCGCACCAAGGCTTTGGTCTGAGACTGACATGGAACCCAACTTCACTACCTCATCTTCCCCAAGCCCCCAGAGTAATGAGCCATCACCCACATCTTCCTTCTGTGCCCATCTTGAGGAGCCAGCCAAGCCCCAACCTGTCTGCAAATCCCCTTCCAGCCAGTACACTGTGCTGCACCCAGAGCCCATTCAGGTGTCCTGCTCCTCACCACAGTCCTCCTGCCATCCCCTGAGTGACACCCAGAGCACATCCATCTCGAAAGGCAGATCATTAAGTGTTCAGCAGATGTACAGTCCCAATAAAGCAGAGGAAGGGAGCATCCGCTGTAGGTCTCGGAGCATCCAGTATTGCTACCTGCAGGAGGATTCCTCCCAGACCAATGGCCAGTCCTGTGGCTCTCCAGCATCCCAACGGTGCCACCTAAATGAAGATCAACCCCAGCATAAGCCCCATCTGTGCAAATGTAAGTGCAAAAAGAACGAGGCTGCTGGCATGACAGGTCAAGGGACCAACACTCACAGTGCCAAAGAGCAACATCTTCTGTTGATGTCCCCGGCCCTGAAGCTGGCAGTGGAAGGAGTTCATTATATTGCAGACCACCTACGAGCAGAAGATGCAGACTTCTCA